One genomic segment of Chelonia mydas isolate rCheMyd1 chromosome 1, rCheMyd1.pri.v2, whole genome shotgun sequence includes these proteins:
- the LOC119565856 gene encoding allatostatin-A receptor-like, protein MAVADLLTLTLMPFILASAVQNTWFLGDIFCKVFQFGLAFSWAASIYSLCAVSITRARIIMRPYRAPEKTTMIVMLIVVWALSFIISLSLRNHATMETRLATNMTFCLPALYSEHYKIVLSQFILYYLIPVSVIAFNYIRLALFLHKSPMMSLVSSRNTRRASVMIFCTTAAFSACWLPVYILELCIYLRVYHHGYAWDTFYFICNILQYLHPCINPVLYVLLSKRYRNSKTKRILCRQKVKVKPQVHSLTEPS, encoded by the coding sequence ATGGCTGTGGCAGACCTGCTTACTCTTACCCTGATGCCCTTCATTCTTGCTTCTGCTGTCCAGAACACCTGGTTTTTGGGAGATATATTCTGCAAGGTTTTCCAGTTTGGCCTGGCTTTCTCCTGGGCTGCTAGCATCTATTCCTTGTGTGCTGTCTCCATCACTAGGGCTCGAATTATCATGAGACCTTACAGAGCTCCAGAGAAGACTACCATGATCGTGATGCTGATTGTGGTTTGGGCATTGAGTTTTATCATCAGCTTATCACTGCGCAACCATGCCACAATGGAAACAAGGCTTGCGACAAACATGACGTTTTGCCTACCAGCGCTCTACTCAGAGCACTATAAGATTGTCCTTAGCCAGTTTATTCTATATTATTTGATCCCAGTCTCGGTGATTGCATTCAACTACATCCGACTTGCTCTTTTCCTGCACAAGAGTCCCATGATGTCTTTGGTGAGTTCTAGAAATACCCGAAGAGCCTCAGTAATGATTTTTTGTACAACTGCTGCCTTCTCCGCATGTTGGCTTCCAGTGTATATTTTGGAGTTATGCATCTACTTGAGAGTCTACCACCATGGCTACGCCTGGGACACTTTCTATTTCATCTGTAATATTCTTCAGTATCTTCACCCATGCATCAACCCAGTGCTGTATGTGTTACTGTCCAAACGATATAGGAATAGCAAAACCAAAAGGATCTTGTGTCGCCAAAAAGTTAAAGTGAAGCCTCAGGTCCACAGCTTAACGGAACCCTCCTAA